One window from the genome of Schistocerca piceifrons isolate TAMUIC-IGC-003096 chromosome 8, iqSchPice1.1, whole genome shotgun sequence encodes:
- the LOC124712426 gene encoding proline-rich receptor-like protein kinase PERK8 produces MLVIECNRKPSVVSIDRIKPAYILPAPAVTHFFDPAEDLVTDDTPRASGQTEPAPVAAGDVQLQPAVITSPPVPPTTPLRQPAWPPGTCPPQPPCQQTTSRTPAVTSNSNGRAASPMRRATQNSKHTPKPPNAIRMRRPRAAIQCRDPAPAVCTLSRYLQSSPGQRLPCPSQLLDRCLRPSASAASGI; encoded by the coding sequence ATGCTGGTCATCGAGTGCAACAGAAAGCCGTCTGTGGTGTCAATCGACCGCATCAAGCCAGCTTACATTTTGCCTGCTCCAGCAGTCACGCATTTCTTCGACCCAGCAGAAGATCTGGTTACAGACGACACTCCCCGTGCCAGTGGTCAGACAGAGCCCGCACCCGTAGCTGCTGGTGACGTACAGCTGCAGCCTGCTGTCATCACGTCGCCACCTGTGCCTCCCACCACCCCGCTCAGGCAGCCGGCATGGCCACCCGGAACATGCCCACCACAGCCACCCTGCCAGCAGACTACGTCACGCACGCCAGCCGTCACGTCCAATTCAAATGGCCGTGCTGCATCACCAATGCGCCGCGCCACCCAAAACAGCAAACACACACCTAAGCCGCCGAACGCCATCAGAATGCGGCGTCCACGAGCCGCCATCCAATGTAGAGATCCAGCTCCAGCTGTCTGCACCCTCAGCCGGTACCTCCAGTCCAGCCCTGGACAACGCCTCCCGTGTCCGTCGCAGCTCCTGGACCGATGTTTGCGTCCCTCTGCCTCCGCCGCATCAGGCATTTAG